The following is a genomic window from Neisseria zalophi.
TTCATAACCCTCGCTGCCTACCACCGCATGGGCTACCCACGTTAAATCGGCTTCAGGCAGGCCGGTTGGCTGCAACATATCTTCAGTATTGTCTACCAACCACTTGGCCGACATACTATGTGCATCTTTGGTCATCACCCGTAAATCCGCCAATGCAGCCTGAGCATTTAACTCTTCAACAATGGTATCCCCCTCGGCCACCGGCAATTCTTTCGGACACAAAGGGGTAAAGGTTTTCTGAGCATCCACATCAATCGACACGATCATATATACGGCCTTCTTGTTTTAAGCAGACGCCATTATAACAAAGGCCGTCTGAAACCGATAACAGTGTTATGATACCGCTTTTATAACGGCTTTCAGACGGCCTATGCAATACACTATTACCCCCATCGGCACCGTACATTCCCCTTATACACAGAAATTCGGCGTCGCCCGCCAGCCAGGATTGGTGCCTGCCGCCGAAGTTTGTATCGAACTCGACAAACGCTTCACAGCCGACAGTGTGCGCGGCTTAGACAGCTTCGATTATGTATGGATTAGTTTTATTTTTCACGACGTTTTAGATGAAGGCTGGTCGTTATTGGTGCGGCCGCCACGTTTGGGCGGCAAACAGAAAATGGGCGTTTTTGCCACCCGCAGCCCGCACCGCCCCAACCATATCGGCTTGTCGCTACTCAAGCTGGAACGCATCGAAACCGATAAAACCGTACGCCTGTATTGCAGCGGTGCCGATTTATTGGATGCCACCCCCGTTATCGACATCAAACCGTATATTCCTTTTGTCGAAGCCAAGCCCGAGGCCGCCGGCGGTTTCGCTGCCGCCAAACCGGAAGAATTATCCGTTAGCTGGCAGGCTGCCGTAGGGGCGGAATATTTATCCCCATCAGAACGCAACCTGATCAGCCAAAGCATCGCCCAAGACCCGCGCCCCGCTTATCAGGATATTCCCGAACGTATCTATATAATGAATATTGCCGGATATGAAGTGAAATTTCAGATTCAAAACGGTAATGCATCCGTGCTTTCCGTTTCAGCAAGTGCCTAAATATCTGATAAACCAGTCTAAAAAAACAATGAATCTATTAAATATAATCAATAAAAAAATAAATTATCTTGGTTATCTGTTAAAATTAAAGCTAAAGCTCAAAAACAGACCGTCTGAATAATCACGGCTTTCCATTATCCAATCAGATAAAACGGAATATCACAATATGAAAAAACTCATTGCTACCTTATTATGCTGTGCATCCTTCAACGCCCTTGCACAAACTGAAATCACGGTTCCCGTTTCACTGCTTGACCCAACCAATGGCGACACCCCCATCGGTACGGTTCACATCAGCCAAAGCCCCTACGGTGCCGTATTCACACCGAAATTAAAAGGTTTGAAAGCCGGTATCTATGGTTTTCACATTCATGAAAACCCAAGCTGTGCGGCGGCTAAGAAAGATGGCAAAACTGTAGCTGGATTGGCTGCCGGCGGCCATTGGGATCCCACCCATACCGGCGCACATAAAGGCCCGTGGGATGACAGCGGCCATTTGGGCGATTTGCCTGCCTTAGCCGTATCCGCCGACGGTCATGTTCAACCTGTAGTAGCACCCCGTATTAAAAATATTGAGTCGCTACACGGTCATGCCTTAATGATTCATGCCGGTGGCGACAATTACAGCGACCACCCCGCAGCATTAGGCGGTGGCGGCAGCCGTATGGCGTGTGGTGTTATCCGCTGATTGACCAATGATCAAACCAGGCCGTCTGAAAGGCATTCAGACGGCCTTTATGCTTTATGAAAGCGGACAAATGTTTCAGACGGCCTCAACGATTCCTGTTAAAATCACGCGAGTTTTTAAATAATTAAATTATATGAACATATTTTACGAAGAATCCGGCCAGTTCAAAGTGGCTGCTGTCGTTCAAAAAAACGATACCAACTACCAAGCCGACACCATGCACGGCAAGCGTACCAAAGTGAAAGCGGCCAATGTATTCGTCGAATTCGACACACCGGCGGAAGATTTTTTCACTAAAGCCCAAAGTGAAGCCGCCGAAATCGACACTGATTTACTCTGGGAAGTATGCAGCGACACAGAATTCACCGCCGAAGCAATTGCCGAAGAATATTTCGGCCACACACCGACCAAAATCGAATTGGCGGCTACTTTAATCGCCCTATATTCCGCCCCCGTATATTTCTATAAAAAAGGCAAAGGCGTATTCAAAGCCGCGCCCGAAGAAACCCTCAAGCAGGCATTGGCCGCTATCGAACGCAAAAAACAGCAGGAAGCACAAATCGAAAGCTGGGCGGAGCGTTTGCAACAGGGCAAGATGCCCCCTGAAATTGCCGCCGATTTAAAAACCATCCTACACGCGCCCGACAAACAGGCACTAACCTATAAAGCCTTTACCAAAGCAGCGGGTGCCATGAAATCGACACCGCTGGCATTGGCCATGCAAACCGGCGCGGTTCAATCGATTCCCCAATATCTTTACGACGGTTTCGAAGTCAAACACTTTCCGCAAGGCACGGGCTTTCCCCATATCGACATACCCGCCTACACACCGCTGCCGCAAGCCGACGTACAGGCATTTTCCATCGACGACGACAGCACCACCGAAGTCGACGATGCCTTGAGCGTTACCGACTTAGGCAACGGCAGCAAACGCATCGGCATCCACATTGCCGCACCGTCGCTCGCCGTCACTCCCGGCAGCGATATCGAAAAAATCATTATGGCACGCCTGAGCACTGTTTATTTCCCCGGTGGCAAAATCACCATGCTGCCGGAAAACTGGATTGCCGGATTCAGCCTTGATGCCGGCGCACACCGCCCCGCTATCAGCATCTATTTTGATGTGGACAGCGAATTCAATATCAGCGCACCCACCCACAAAATCGAAGCCGTTTATATTAGCGAAAACCTGCGTATTCAAGCCATTGAACCGCATTTCAATGCCCAAACAGGGCTGGATGCCGAAGGCCGCGTCATGTTCAACCACCATCAAGATTTAATCTGGTTGCACCAATTCGCCATTGCCCGTCAAAAAACACGCGGCAAATACGATCCCGAACGGCCTCCGCAATACGATTACAGCATAGAACTCAACGACGACGGCCACGTTGCCGTTGCCCGCCGCGAACGTGGTTCACCTATCGATACTTTAGTGAGCGAAATGATGATTCTCGCCAACAGCACTTGGGCGGAAATGCTTGACCAAAACGACCTGCCCGGGCTGTTCCGCGTGCAGCCCGGCAACAGCAAAGTACGCATGAGCACCCAATCCGAACCGCATAGCGGCATGGGCGTTCAGCATTATGGCTGGTTTACCTCGCCATTGCGCCGCGCCGCCGACTACATCAATCAAAAACAACTCATCAGCCTGATTGATGAAAATGCCGAGCCTTTGTTTCACAACAACGATGCCGAGCTCTTCAGCGCGCTACGCAATTTTGATACCACCTATACCGCTTATGCCGATTTCCAACGCCAGATGGAAAGCTACTGGAGCTTAGTGTATATCCGGCAGGAAAACCTCAAAGAACTCAGCGCCACCCTGTTGAAAGAAGATTTAGTGCGTATCAACGGATTGCCGCTAGTCGTACGCGCCACCGGCATCCCTTTTGACGCATTGCCGAAATCCCAACTATTGCTGGCGGTGACCGAAGTGGACACCGATAAACAATTTATTGCATTAAACTACTTGAAAGCCGTCGCACCGTCGGCTTTGCCGGTGAATTAATCGGGCGGTAACGCCATAAATAAAGCCGTCTGAAACTTTCAGACGGCTTGCTTTATTCAATCAAGGCAAAAAATCAGCGTTTTTTCTGACGGGTATTTTTAGTCCCTTTCGGCTTTTTATCGGCAGCCGCCAAACGCGCCGCCACATAATCCACCATCAAATCTTTTTTCTCCCAAAAAAACTTCTGCATCTTCTCCAGCGAATAAATTTTTCTCACCATCGCAGGCAAGCCGTTATGCACAATGGCCGCCACTTCGCGGTTTAAAGGCTCGCTATCCATCGCCGTTTTCAAATCGGTATTACGGCCGTCGAGAAATTCCTGAAGTTGTTTTTTTACCCCGCCATGTATTTCAAATTGTTTAATCATTTTGTTTTCCTTTCCGTAAAATGCGGATGTATTTTAGCAAAAAAGCCGCCCGTGCCTGCAAATCTTAACCGTTGGGCGTTATTTAACGCTACAATATGTCTGTTATTTTCCAAAGGCCGTCTGAAATGTATTTATGGTTCAAGCTGCTACATATATTTTTTATTATCTCGTGGTTTGCCGGCCTATTTTATCTGCCGCGTATTTATGTGAATCTGGCACAGGTCGAAGCGGGCAACCGCAGCGAATACCAACGTTTGCTCGGTATGTCGGAACGGCTGTTTAAATTTATGACTCCGTTAGGTATCGCCGCCGTGCTCACCGGCTTTACCATTCCCTTTATTAACGGTTGGTGGGGTATGGGCTGGGTGCACACCAAAGTCACTCTGGGCGTGATATTGTTGGCCTACCATTTTTACTGCTACCGCATACTGCTGGATTTTAAAGAAGACCGAAACCGCTATTCGCACAAATGGTTTCGCGTTTTTAACGAAATCCCCGTGCTGATTATGATTGCCGCACTTTATCTTGTTGTTTTCAAACCATTCTAAAAGGCCGTCTGAATCCATGACCATCGAAATCGAACGCCGCTTCTTATTAAAAAACGACAACTGGCGCACCGAAGCCGGTACGCCTGAAAAAATGTTGCAAGGCTATTTGAGTGTAGAAAAAGAAGCCGCCATACGCGTCCGCATCATCGGCGATAAGGCATGGCTCACCCTGAAAGGTTATATTTCCGACGTTACCCGCAGCGAATTCGAATATGAAATTCCGCTACAACATGCCGAGCAAATCATGCAGACCATGTGCCGCTTCAAGCTGGAAAAACACCGCTATAAAATCAACCATCAAGGCTTTATTTTCGAGATTGACGAATATTTCGGCGAAAACGCCCCGTTAATCGTGGCCGAATTGGAATTAGACAGCGAGCAGGCCGAATTCCCCAAACCTGATTGGCTAGGGCGGGAAATCACTTCAGACGGCCGTTTCACCAATGCCTATTTAAGCAAACACCCTTATTCTTCTTGGGTAAATCATACCGCTTGTCATTAAAAAATATATCAATATCATATTCTATATGGATTTTATAACAGTATAGCTATAATCTGCTTCCTTCAACCTCCAAATCAAATAATTATGATCGTTAATAAAATCGCCCATAAAAAGCTTTTTATGGTGTGCGATTTCTTTTTTGTCTCCCAGCGTAGCCCCACCTGTTCTTTTGTTTACCTATTCGGGCAGCACTAAAATCGTTGCCAAAGACGTTCTAAACGGAGATACCATTAACCGATATCGGATGCGGCAAATTACGAAGTTTCAGACGGCTTGGAAGATATACTTATCTATACCGATGCAGGCAGCTACGAATCTTTAGCACAAATCCGCAATTGGAAAAATACGGCTGGGGAAAATTAGAGGAAAAGGCCAATTTAAAAAAATTAAAAACCTTATGCTACGACAAAAATAGGAGACGGTCTGGGCGGAAGGGTAACTGCCAATATTGGATATCAAAAAATTTTAATATAGAAAGTATTTTATGATGGATAGTTTAATTTTATCAATAGCCATACCAGTTGGTTTTTTATGGGTATTTTTTTATTGGTATTGTGCTTATTCTATTTATAAAAAGTATAATACTGTAAATTCTTTTATCGATTTTTTATTTGTAAAAAATATCGAAGCAAATAAATTTATTTGGGGGATTGTTCTTAATAAATCCACTATAACTATAGAAAAAGATTATAAATTTTATGTTGTGAAGTATGGTGTTAGGATATTTTTGATTATATTTATAATCCTTTTATTCAAATCAATATTTATA
Proteins encoded in this region:
- a CDS encoding CopD family protein; amino-acid sequence: MYLWFKLLHIFFIISWFAGLFYLPRIYVNLAQVEAGNRSEYQRLLGMSERLFKFMTPLGIAAVLTGFTIPFINGWWGMGWVHTKVTLGVILLAYHFYCYRILLDFKEDRNRYSHKWFRVFNEIPVLIMIAALYLVVFKPF
- the sodC gene encoding superoxide dismutase family protein, whose translation is MKKLIATLLCCASFNALAQTEITVPVSLLDPTNGDTPIGTVHISQSPYGAVFTPKLKGLKAGIYGFHIHENPSCAAAKKDGKTVAGLAAGGHWDPTHTGAHKGPWDDSGHLGDLPALAVSADGHVQPVVAPRIKNIESLHGHALMIHAGGDNYSDHPAALGGGGSRMACGVIR
- the tsaA gene encoding tRNA (N6-threonylcarbamoyladenosine(37)-N6)-methyltransferase TrmO, with protein sequence MQYTITPIGTVHSPYTQKFGVARQPGLVPAAEVCIELDKRFTADSVRGLDSFDYVWISFIFHDVLDEGWSLLVRPPRLGGKQKMGVFATRSPHRPNHIGLSLLKLERIETDKTVRLYCSGADLLDATPVIDIKPYIPFVEAKPEAAGGFAAAKPEELSVSWQAAVGAEYLSPSERNLISQSIAQDPRPAYQDIPERIYIMNIAGYEVKFQIQNGNASVLSVSASA
- a CDS encoding ribonuclease catalytic domain-containing protein, producing MNIFYEESGQFKVAAVVQKNDTNYQADTMHGKRTKVKAANVFVEFDTPAEDFFTKAQSEAAEIDTDLLWEVCSDTEFTAEAIAEEYFGHTPTKIELAATLIALYSAPVYFYKKGKGVFKAAPEETLKQALAAIERKKQQEAQIESWAERLQQGKMPPEIAADLKTILHAPDKQALTYKAFTKAAGAMKSTPLALAMQTGAVQSIPQYLYDGFEVKHFPQGTGFPHIDIPAYTPLPQADVQAFSIDDDSTTEVDDALSVTDLGNGSKRIGIHIAAPSLAVTPGSDIEKIIMARLSTVYFPGGKITMLPENWIAGFSLDAGAHRPAISIYFDVDSEFNISAPTHKIEAVYISENLRIQAIEPHFNAQTGLDAEGRVMFNHHQDLIWLHQFAIARQKTRGKYDPERPPQYDYSIELNDDGHVAVARRERGSPIDTLVSEMMILANSTWAEMLDQNDLPGLFRVQPGNSKVRMSTQSEPHSGMGVQHYGWFTSPLRRAADYINQKQLISLIDENAEPLFHNNDAELFSALRNFDTTYTAYADFQRQMESYWSLVYIRQENLKELSATLLKEDLVRINGLPLVVRATGIPFDALPKSQLLLAVTEVDTDKQFIALNYLKAVAPSALPVN
- a CDS encoding CYTH domain-containing protein, with amino-acid sequence MTIEIERRFLLKNDNWRTEAGTPEKMLQGYLSVEKEAAIRVRIIGDKAWLTLKGYISDVTRSEFEYEIPLQHAEQIMQTMCRFKLEKHRYKINHQGFIFEIDEYFGENAPLIVAELELDSEQAEFPKPDWLGREITSDGRFTNAYLSKHPYSSWVNHTACH